aataatgatggcatttattaagcacttactatgtgcaaagcactgttctaagcgctggggaggttacaaggtgatcaggttgtcccacatggggctcacagtcttaatccccattttacagatgaggtaactgaggcacagagaagttaagtgacttgcccgaagtcacacagctgacaaggggcggagctgtactcagcactggggtggatacaagcaaattgggttggatacagtccctaccctgcaTGAGGcccacggtttcaatccccattttacagttgagctagctgaggcacagagaaatgaaatagtaataacaataatggcgtttattaagcgcttacaacatggcaagcactgttctaagcactggggtagatacaaggtaataatcaggttggacaaggtccctgtcccacatagggctcacagtcttaatcccccattttacagatgagggaactgaggcccagagaagccgagtgacttgcccaaggccacacagccgacacggggaggagccaggattagaacccatgaccttccgactcccaggcccgtgatctataaactaagccaggctgcaggcctcggtagacccgttccctgcctacaaggagcttacagtctaggagccgGTGAAGCAGCAAGAGAAAATCCATGATGTAGTGGGTAGAActacacccctccccatccccatcccccccgccttacctccttcccctccccacagcacctgtatatatgtttgtacggatttattactctatttattgatttatttcacttgtacatatttattccatttattttactttgttactatgttttgttttgttgtgtgtctcccccttctagactgtgagcccactgttggctcacagtcactgtatatatgtatatatgtttgtacatatttgttactctatttattttacttgtacatatctgttctatttattttagtttgttagtatgtttggttttgttctctgtctcccccttttagactgtgagcccactgttgtgtagggactgtctctgtatgttgccaacttggacttcccaagagcttagtacagtgctctgcacacagtaagcgctcaataaatacgattgatgatgatgttgggtagggaccgtctctatatgctgccgacttgtccttcccaagcgctcagtccagtgctctgcacacagtaagcgctcaataaatacgattgaatgaatgaatgaatgaggagaacactagcttaggagtcagaaggtcaagggttctaatcccaccactcatctgctttgtgatcgtgggcaggtcacttctctgtgcctcagttaccccatctgtaaagaatggggattaagagtgcgaggccaattcagcgtggctcactggaaagagcccgggctttggagtcagagttcatgggttcaaatcccggctctgccaattgtcagctgtgtgacttcgggcaagtcacttcatcatcatcatcatcaatcgtatttactgagcgcttactatgtgcagagagcactgtactaagcgcttgggaagtacaaatcggcaacacatagagacagtccctacccaacagtgggctcacagtctaaaagggggagacggagaacaaaaccaaacatactaacaaaataaactaaatagaatagatatgtacaaataaaataaataaataaatagagtaaaaaacatatatacatatatacaggtgctgtggggaagggacgagggggagaggaaggaaggggctccgtctgggaaggcctcctggaggaggtgagctctcagcagggccacttcacttctctgggcctcagttccctcatctgtaaaatggggatgaagactgggagccccccgtgagacaacctgatcaccctgtaaactccccagtgcttagaacagtgctttgtacatagtaagcacttaataaatgccattattattattatttactgagcttactgtgtgcagaacattgtactaagcgcttggaaagtataatttggcaacagagagagacaatccctacccaacaacaggcttacagtttatgaggccaatgtggaacagggactgtgtccaacctgattggtttgtatctcccctggcacttagaacagtgctaggcacctagtaagcacttaacagaaaagcagcatgactcaatggaaaaaccacaggcttgggagtcagaggtcacgggttcaaatcccagctctgccaattcattcattcaatcctatttactgagagcttactgtgcgcagagcactgcactaagcgcttgggaaggtcatgggttcgaatcccggctccaccacatgtctgttgtgtgaccttgggcaagtcacttaacttctctgagcctcagttaacctcatctgtaaaacggggattaagacagtgagccccccgtgggacaaactgatcaccttgtattcccgcccacccccagcgcttagaacagtgctttgcacatagtaagcgcttaacaaatgccatcatcattattattattattacaagtcggtgacatatagggacggtccctacccaacaacgggctcacagtctagaagctgtgtgaccctgggcaagtcacttcacttctctgcgcctgagttacctcatctgtaaaatgggggtgaagactgtgagccccacgtgggacaacctgatcaatcaatcaatcgtatttattgagcgcttactatgtgcagggcacggtactaagcgcttgggaagtacaaactggcaacatatagagacagtccctacccaacagtgggctcacagtctaaaagggggagacagagaacaaaaccaaacacactgacaaaataaaataaatagaatagatatgtacaagtaaaatagagtaataaatatgtacaaacatatatacatatatatacaggtgctgtggggaagggaaggaggtaagatgggggggatggagatcgccctgtatcctccccagcgcttagaacagggctttgcacatagtaagcgcttaacaaatgccatcattattattgttattattaacaaataccgtaattgtaaGAGGGAGGAAGCCACGGGAGGGGCGGAAGCAGCATTCTGCCCGGCCCACTGCCTTGCCCCGGGGCCGCAGACCGCCCTCCCTCACTCGCCCACCCACTGACCGGCTCACCTCTGTCCCCGTCGTCCTCCTGCTCCGGCCGCAGGCCCTTGTCCGGGCCGTCTTCGCGCAGGGCCGGGGACAGTTCCCCGTTGGACAGCGCCTTGCTCTGCTGCTGCTGGGCCAGCTTCTGCCGCAGGGCGTTGATCTCGCGCCGCAGCAGGCGGACGCGGCGGGTCCGGGCCCCGCTGGACCTCATCGTGCTCACCATGTCCAGCTTCTCCAGCAGCTCCTTCAGCTGCACCTCCAGCGACAGGTGAGCCCGGTTCTCCGCGACCAGGATGTTGTCCACTGCCAaggagagcggggtgggggaggagagcggGCTCTGACGGAGGGCTCCGGGCACCGAGAGCCGAGGAGGACCAAGGtcgtctctagaccgtaagctcatcgcgggcagggaccgtgtctgtttactgttacattgtactctctctgcacacagtcggcactcaataaatacggctgaatgaatgagagaaagtcGCTCACCAGCCCAGACCCCGGGAGTTCCCCGGCCCGGGGCAGGGAATCTGCATCCGGAGAGCAGACCATCACCGTGGCACCCAGCTCCCATTCAAGAGGGGAGTGGTTGGGCCCGGTCGTGGCTTTCTAAAGCTGGGGGAGCCGGTTTGTGGGAGCAGTCTCCCCGGGGGCACAGAAGTAGCGCAGGGGAGTTCCCATCCCTTACCCCCACGGCCCCGGGGGCTAGCACCACCTCGAGCAGGTAGCCAGTGCCCTCGGGCTAGCGATAATGGGTGCAGCCCCGGCAACGGGCCGTCGCCCTGAACCCTCTCCCTGTTCAGAGGAACCCCCTGCCCAGGCCCTAGCTACTCCGCCAGCCCCATCCGGCACCGGACCGTTCCCACAGTTGGGCCTCCATTCATCCTTGCCCTTCGgccgtcccccgcccccgcccccttccccgaccCAACCGCTCACCGTCCTCCCAGGAGAAGCGGTAAAAGTCCTCCGTTTGGGGCGACTCGGGTAGGTGGGTTCCCACCTCGGGGTCGTAGCCGATGGTCTCGGCCTGCCGCCGGGTGTGGCGCAGGACGGCCCCTCCCAGGTCCCTCAGGCGGACAGCTGCTCGGTGGAAAATTGTGTCTTTAGCATTATACTTCATGCAGTTGGTAACTAGAAGGTTAAagtcctcctcaaactcctccagGGTGCGGTACAGGTGGGACTCCAGCTTCCGCCTCATGGTGGAAAAATCCATTGGCTTGGATATGAATTCCAGGTAATCTGGAACCTAAACATATAAAACCTGTACAATTACAAAAACCATTTACTAGCTAACCAGAGCACACCCTTCACCGGCACTCTCAGCCTCCTTaggcccctcagcccctctcgCCGGGGGCCGCCCTGCCCGTGGctgccgggcccgggccggggtcGCGCCCCAGGCCGCCCCAGCCCGCCGCGGTGGtgtcctccaggccctgatcgtGCCCGGCTGGTGGCCGCGCCCAGAGCAGAAACTTGCCTCGCTCAGGTTGACCGGTTCGGCAAAGATCTGGGCCGGATCCTTCTCCTGCAGCAGGTCAAGGGTCGTGCGCAGCAAGACGTTGAAGGGGGTCAGCTCCAGCTCCATCGCTGCTTGCTGGACCTTGACCTGGGGGcggcgggaaggggagggaaatgacACACGGGCCGTCCACCCGGAGTCGCACCCCCAACTCTGATGACCTCCCGACCACCCCACGGATGTGACTGTCCCGTTCCCGGTAGAACGGCAGGCACCTTCGCGGCTGAAGAGGAAGCTCAGGATTAAAGCCGGGGGGGATGGTTTACTTCACACCACTCCCATCTCTTTACTCGGGAAGCTACAGGCCCTCAAACCGAGGGGCTAGAAAAccactttcccttctcctctctcctcccacccccaccccactctgtTTCCCGGACAAAGGGAGGGGTGAAGACGGCCTAACCCCGTGGCCAGAGAGGGGTCTCGGCGATGGgcttggggaggaagagggtccGGCAGGGTGCAGCGGCCAGCCTGGACTTCACGGGGGAAGATCAGAGCTTCTCCCGGTAGTTCCAGAAACTGACCTGGGTGGTCCCCCCCTGAGTTCAACAGTCCAGGGCTCCCAGCACCATGTGTCTCTGCAGACTGTCGGAGCCACCCACCTGAGAGGAGAGGGAGTCTTCTCAGCTGGGCCCCAGCTGAGTCTCCGCAGCACAGCGGGGCGGGACGAGAGCCGGGGGACCCCCAGGGGCCTCCGCGGCCGTCTCCAGATCCCACCGGGCCCTTCCCAGCCCCGGTTCCTGCAGCCCCTCGGCTGCTCTCCTCAGGGGCCTGGAACTTGGTGCCCTTcccttttgtttaatggtatctgttaagcacttacgatattccaggcactgcactaagccctggggaagttacaagctaatcaggttggacgcagtccacgccccaagtggggctcacagtcttaatccccattggcatttgctaagtgcttactatgtgcagagcactgttctaagcgctggggggaatacaaggtgatcaggttgtcccacggtgggggggtgggggggggctgacagtcttaatccccattttccagatgaggtaactgaggctcagagaagtgaagtgacttgtccaaggtcacacagcagacatgtgggggagctgggattcgaacccatgacgtcttactccaaagcccgggctctttccactgagccacgccgcttctctgtcattttacaaatgaggtaacaagtggagagaagtgaattgacttgtccaaggtcacacaacagacaagtgccttGGAAGGGGTGGGAGTCGCCAGCTGCTCTAAGGGCCGGCCAGCAGCACAAAGCCCCCCTACCCAGCCAGGCTGGGGCCACCCCGCTCAGAGGGAAGTGGAAAACCAGCAACGGTCTGGCCGATTTGCTCCGTAGCCCATCGGACTTGTCTAAGCCGCAGGACTGGTTTTTCTACGGCCTGGCTGGTCCAGTGGCCGGATGACTGTCAAACCTCCATTTCACTTGGCGCGGGCAGACCTGGCCCCGGGTTACGGAGCCGCCGTCACCCACCCCGCCCCTTGGGAAGTGGGTCCCCCGGGCCCTCCTACCTGTTCCCGTTTGAGCTTCTCCCTCTTGCGGATCAGCTCGATGAGCAGGCGGGCCCTCTCCAGATCGTGCCGGAGCTTCTGCCAGTACTTGAGTTCCTCCTTCACCGCGCTGGTCTTTTCATCCTGCTCTTTCTGCGGGGGTGGTCGaggaaatgggagggggaggggggtcacCTGACCAGGGCCTGCACGTCTCGCTGGCCTTAGTCCCCAGGGCCAGGACGCGCCACCGTGGACGCCCCTGCTGCCGCCAAGATCCAAATTCACCCCTCGGTGAAACTCTGGATTCGGTCCCACTCTCGATTTGGAGATTTGGTTGGGGACCGGAGAGGTCTCAATTAGTCCTTaagctccccacctcccagcggCCCAAAAAGCCCCTTGGAGAGGATAGGACTATGGACCACTGCGAGAGAGAGTTGCTCCCCAGAGCCCCTTCAGACCCCTAGGGCACTGCTCATAATGGGGACACTGGACACGAGTGGGGCTAATCCCCGGGAGGAGGGCCCCGGTTCTGGGTGCAGGGATTCCCCCCAACAGCCACCCACAGACACAGCATCCCCAGTGGCCTCAGTCACCTGCTCGGCGTTCCTCTGGGACTGCAGGTGGGAGTGGAGGCGCCGGAGGAGGGGGACGCCATTCCTCGCCTGTCGCTTCAGCAGCCAGTAGCTGTGCAGGCGCTGCATGAACTGATTCTTTCTCTGCAGGGAGAGGCTGCTGCAGATCTTGTTCAGCcttgacggggcgggggggggaggaacAGAGTTTCACAAGGCTGCCCCACCCCCTGGACTCCTGCTGGTGCCCCTcatccctgctccccaccccggCAGGGCCGGCGAAGGACGGCGGCTCACAGATCCACCTGGCCCGGTCCCCAGTGACCCGCTAGCCTTGACTGACAGGCCTAGGGGAGCTCGGGCCACctggctccctccccacccctcacccaccctGTGATGTTCAGCCAAGGGCAACAGGAATTGGCCTAAGTTCCAGAGTGAGCACTTCCTGGCCCTAGGCAGGGACTGGTCCCAGATTTCCGACTTTTACACAGAAATCTGACTGGAGGGAGAGCCGAGGCTCAGAACGAGACCATTTGACCCTattcacaaaaataataattgtcgtgtttgttaagcgcctaccgtgtgccaggcgctgtactaagcgctggggtagagacaagctaatcaggttggacacggtccctgtcccgcaaggggctcacagtctcacagtcttaaatcccattttacagataaggtcactgaggcccggagaagcaaagagcagacaagtggcggagctgggattaagcacTCTTTGGAGCCCCTTAGCCTCTCACTGCCAATACGGGTGGGGTCCGGGAACCTCTAGCCCAAGAGCAGGAAAGTTTTGGCCGGAGGCGGGGGCGATGACCCAACTATCTGGGGGGGCAAGTGAATCGTCAGAGCTGGTCTGTGGAAACCCCGGGGAAAATCTGGGGCTCGTGCCTCCGCGATAAGGAGAGCAAGCAAGTCCTAAGGTCAGAGTTTGACCTGGTGAAGCTCGAAGAAGCAGCGGGAAGAGGGTGGAGCCCAGCTGGAGAGAGGAAGTGCGAGGCTCTGgacagccccctgccctctctgagacagaatcaatcaatcgtatttattgagcgcttactgtgtgcagagcactggactaagcgcttgggaagtacaagttggcaacatatagagacggtccctacccaacagggggctcagtctaaaagagagacCGCTATAAAGACCGCTCCACCCCATCGCCTCTCTCTCTGCCCGTTCCcacactcccccctccccccccacccccgggtcgCTGGCCCACCTGGACGAGGGGATCTGGGTGACCGTCACCAGCGGCACGGACGAGCGCGCGTCGGCGGCCGGCTCCCCCGGCTCCTTCTTGATCTTCCGCTTCAGCCTCATCCTGCCCTTCTTCGGGgtgccgcccgccccgccccgctcctctttcttctccacgTCCTCTTCCGCCTCCTCCCCGGCTTCCTTGgcccggtcctcctcctcctcctcctcctcctcctcctcctccccgtcctccgcctcctcctccgcctccccggcCCGCCGGCCCCTCCTGACGGTGCCGGGCGGAGAGTGGGCCTCGCAGTAGGCGGTTTTGCGGACGGTAAAGGTGGTCCCGTTGAGGCTGGTCTCCCGCATGGGCTCGATCTTCATGAAGAGGCCGGCCCGCTGCGCGCACGTCACGTGGAAGGCGGTGTAGCAGTTCACCTTGTGGCACTGAATGGCCGCCCCCAGGCCCTTCTGCTTGCAGATGTAACAGGTGAGCTTCCAGCGGGCGGGCGGGATGTTGTCGATGCCCTCGACGGGCTCCAGGAACACGGTGTTGGCGAAGCAGACCTCCGGGATCCAGATGGCGCAGACCACGTGGGCCCAGCGCCCGTCGCTGGTCTGCTTGAAGGCCCCGCCCTCGTTGGGGCAGAGGACGCAGTCCACGGGGCGGGAGGGCGACTgcaggcagcagcggcacagcCACTGGCCCTCGGGGATGTAGGGGACCCCGTAGCACTCCTGGTGCACGGCCAGGTTGCAGATGTCACAGAAGAGGATGACGTTGCTGTTGTGGCACTCGTCGTCCAGGCAGACGCAGCAGAAGGCGTCCTCGTCGATGAGCGCCTGCTGGGCCCCGCTGTTGCGGCTCTCCAGGTAGGACTCCTTCTCCAGCCGGTCCACCAGCAGCTCGAAGGTGTCCGCCGAGACCGTGCCGTGCCCGTCGCCCCGCCGCTTTTCGTTCACCATGTCCAGCCAGGCCAGGTCCTCCTCGTCCATGTCGTACTCCACGTCCGCGTCCAGGTCCTCCGGCGGCTTCTCCATGTAGCGGTAGTAGGCGGCGGGTAGCGGGGGGGCCTCCGCCCGGCTGCCCGACTCCACCACCCGGAAGCTGGGCTGCGGCAGGAGGacggaggggccgggggcgggcttGGCCCCcggctccttcctcttccctttggcCGGGGTTCTCTTGGACTTGCCGGGGAAGAGGGGCTGCTCGCTGTTCTCCTTGTTGCTGTTGCACTCCGTGATATCCTGGGCCGTCAGCTCGTCCTCCGTGATGATCTTCAGGGGGTCGTAGATGCTGATGCGGTGCAGCCGCCCGTCGATGTCCACCTCCACGATCCGCTGGGCCTGGGCGTAGGTCAGGGTCTCGCGGGTGGGCGAGCACTTGAGGCTGTAGGGGGACGGGGAGCGCCGCCCCTCGGGGTTGGGCCGGGATCTCCGCCGGGGCTTCCTCATGGTGCCCGGCCGGCCGAGAGGCCCAAGACCCTGGAGCGGGGAGCCCGGGGCTGAGTTGGACCGCGCCGGGGAAGGATGAGCGGCAAAAGGCCCCAAGCCCCGGGCTGGGCCCTGGGGCGGACGGAGATCAACCGGCAGGACGGATTCTCCCTTCCACGGGAAGCGCGCGGCCTaaagaaacagggagagaaggtatcttattcccattcccCAGAGGCTGGGACAGTTTAGGTAAATTGCCCAGGATCGCCCGGCAGGTAAGACCAGAatcccagtctcctgcctctcagtcccgcgctccttccactaggccacactgcctttctcGAGATCAAGCGCTCCGGGCAGCAAGGAGGCCAGGGCGGGGCCAGAAAAACCCCGATCGACGGAGGAACCGCTCTGGGCACCGGGGTGGCGAGTGTCCACGTGGGCCAGTGCGGGCTGGGCCCCTCTGACTGGTCCCGAGCCAAGAAACCACTCGGAGCCAAGCGGGACAGCCAGCGTGGTGGAAGGGAGGGAACTTCTGCTTCGCAAACCCCTCCTCTCCACCACGCTCTCACCTTTCTTACCGGAtgattccctctccccccttccccgccaaGAAAAATAACTGTTCTGAGCTGCTGATCCCCTTAATCCAGCCCCAACGGGTGGTGGCAGGGAGCCCGTCTCAAGACCAGTCAATCAGCCCGAGGGGTGGTATCAGGGGAGAACCACTGGGGATGGCCAGGACGCCCGAAGAAGATAAGGCAGAGCCTTCGGCGGCCCTGCTCCTCACCCTTAACGGACCCGCCACGCCTCCAAGCC
The sequence above is a segment of the Tachyglossus aculeatus isolate mTacAcu1 chromosome 7, mTacAcu1.pri, whole genome shotgun sequence genome. Coding sequences within it:
- the BRPF3 gene encoding bromodomain and PHD finger-containing protein 3 isoform X1 translates to MRKPRRRSRPNPEGRRSPSPYSLKCSPTRETLTYAQAQRIVEVDIDGRLHRISIYDPLKIITEDELTAQDITECNSNKENSEQPLFPGKSKRTPAKGKRKEPGAKPAPGPSVLLPQPSFRVVESGSRAEAPPLPAAYYRYMEKPPEDLDADVEYDMDEEDLAWLDMVNEKRRGDGHGTVSADTFELLVDRLEKESYLESRNSGAQQALIDEDAFCCVCLDDECHNSNVILFCDICNLAVHQECYGVPYIPEGQWLCRCCLQSPSRPVDCVLCPNEGGAFKQTSDGRWAHVVCAIWIPEVCFANTVFLEPVEGIDNIPPARWKLTCYICKQKGLGAAIQCHKVNCYTAFHVTCAQRAGLFMKIEPMRETSLNGTTFTVRKTAYCEAHSPPGTVRRGRRAGEAEEEAEDGEEEEEEEEEEEDRAKEAGEEAEEDVEKKEERGGAGGTPKKGRMRLKRKIKKEPGEPAADARSSVPLVTVTQIPSSRLNKICSSLSLQRKNQFMQRLHSYWLLKRQARNGVPLLRRLHSHLQSQRNAEQKEQDEKTSAVKEELKYWQKLRHDLERARLLIELIRKREKLKREQVKVQQAAMELELTPFNVLLRTTLDLLQEKDPAQIFAEPVNLSEVPDYLEFISKPMDFSTMRRKLESHLYRTLEEFEEDFNLLVTNCMKYNAKDTIFHRAAVRLRDLGGAVLRHTRRQAETIGYDPEVGTHLPESPQTEDFYRFSWEDVDNILVAENRAHLSLEVQLKELLEKLDMVSTMRSSGARTRRVRLLRREINALRQKLAQQQQSKALSNGELSPALREDGPDKGLRPEQEDDGDRADDAKLPHPPTLEPTGPVPTLSELDSLQDPPTLKPVSEGKGPSRPAKRGKTDGELATKPPPPLPPPRPPPRGSQPFQRLLGDRGLNGLSVPAPDAPAGPPLSGVGRRTSVLFKKAKNGVKLPRSPDGGLENGEDHSPPGLPVSPAPGVEAERRSRKRPRSRSGSESDGEKSPRRARHTGVTNGFGKHTESGSDSECSSGLSSGPALETCGNPVPPKRSRGKPALSRVPFLEGVNGDSDFGSSGRSLLMPFEDLAELEPLELVWAKCRGYPSYPALIIDPKMPREGLLHNGVPIPVPPLDVLKLGEQRQAEAGEKLFLVLFFDNKRTWQWLPRDKVLPLGVDDTADKLKMMEGRKTSIRKSVQVAYDRAMIHLSRVRGDHPFVTSNYL
- the BRPF3 gene encoding bromodomain and PHD finger-containing protein 3 isoform X2, producing MRKPRRRSRPNPEGRRSPSPYSLKCSPTRETLTYAQAQRIVEVDIDGRLHRISIYDPLKIITEDELTAQDITECNSNKENSEQPLFPGKSKRTPAKGKRKEPGAKPAPGPSVLLPQPSFRVVESGSRAEAPPLPAAYYRYMEKPPEDLDADVEYDMDEEDLAWLDMVNEKRRGDGHGTVSADTFELLVDRLEKESYLESRNSGAQQALIDEDAFCCVCLDDECHNSNVILFCDICNLAVHQECYGVPYIPEGQWLCRCCLQSPSRPVDCVLCPNEGGAFKQTSDGRWAHVVCAIWIPEVCFANTVFLEPVEGIDNIPPARWKLTCYICKQKGLGAAIQCHKVNCYTAFHVTCAQRAGLFMKIEPMRETSLNGTTFTVRKTAYCEAHSPPGTVRRGRRAGEAEEEAEDGEEEEEEEEEEEDRAKEAGEEAEEDVEKKEERGGAGGTPKKGRMRLKRKIKKEPGEPAADARSSVPLVTVTQIPSSRLNKICSSLSLQRKNQFMQRLHSYWLLKRQARNGVPLLRRLHSHLQSQRNAEQKEQDEKTSAVKEELKYWQKLRHDLERARLLIELIRKREKLKREQVKVQQAAMELELTPFNVLLRTTLDLLQEKDPAQIFAEPVNLSEVPDYLEFISKPMDFSTMRRKLESHLYRTLEEFEEDFNLLVTNCMKYNAKDTIFHRAAVRLRDLGGAVLRHTRRQAETIGYDPEVGTHLPESPQTEDFYRFSWEDVDNILVAENRAHLSLEVQLKELLEKLDMVSTMRSSGARTRRVRLLRREINALRQKLAQQQQSKALSNGELSPALREDGPDKGLRPEQEDDGDRDDAKLPHPPTLEPTGPVPTLSELDSLQDPPTLKPVSEGKGPSRPAKRGKTDGELATKPPPPLPPPRPPPRGSQPFQRLLGDRGLNGLSVPAPDAPAGPPLSGVGRRTSVLFKKAKNGVKLPRSPDGGLENGEDHSPPGLPVSPAPGVEAERRSRKRPRSRSGSESDGEKSPRRARHTGVTNGFGKHTESGSDSECSSGLSSGPALETCGNPVPPKRSRGKPALSRVPFLEGVNGDSDFGSSGRSLLMPFEDLAELEPLELVWAKCRGYPSYPALIIDPKMPREGLLHNGVPIPVPPLDVLKLGEQRQAEAGEKLFLVLFFDNKRTWQWLPRDKVLPLGVDDTADKLKMMEGRKTSIRKSVQVAYDRAMIHLSRVRGDHPFVTSNYL